Within the Thalassophryne amazonica chromosome 19, fThaAma1.1, whole genome shotgun sequence genome, the region attggcaggaactggtacatgctgtcgtatacgccagtccagagcatcccaaacatgctcaatgggtgacatgtccggtgagtatgccggccatgcaagaactgggacattttcagcttccaagagttgtgtacagatccttgcaacatggggccgtgcattatcctgctgcaacatgaggtgatgttcttggatgtatggcacaacaatgggcctcaggatctcgtcacggtatctctgtgcattcaaaatgccatcaataaaatgcacctgtgttcttcgtccataacagacgcctgcccataccataaccccaccgccaccatgggccacttgatccacaacattgacatcagaaaaccgctcacccacacgacgccacacacgctgtctgccatctgccctgaacagtgtgaaccgggattcatccgtgaagagaacacctctccaacgtgccaaacgccagcgaatgtgagcatttgcccactcaagtcggttacgacgacgaactggagtcaggtcgagaccctgatgaggacgacgagcatgcagatgagcttccctgagacggtttctgacagtttgtgcagaaattctttggttatgcaaaccgattgtttcagcagctgtccgagtggctggtctcagacgatcttggaggtgaacatgctggatgtggaggtcctgggctggtgtggttacacgtggtctgtagttgtgaggctggttggatgtactgccaaattctctgaaactcctttggagacggcttatggtagagaaatgaacattcaaaacacgagcaacagctctggttgacattcctgctgtcagcatgccaattgcacgctccctcaaatcttgcgacatctgtgacattgtgctgtgtgataaaactgcacctttcagagtggccttttattgtgggcagtctaaggcacacctgtgtactaatcatggtgtctaatcagcatcttgatatggcacacctgtgaggtgggatggattatctcagcaaaggagaagtgctcactatcacagatttagactggtttgtgaacaatatttgagggaaatggtgatattgtgtatgtggaaaaagttttagatctttgagttcatctcatacaaaatgggagcaaaaccaaaaggttgcgtttatatttttgttgagtgtaaaaaccCCACAGAGCAGCTTATTCACCATTTGACtggcagcagttaacgggttatgtttaaaatgtcatatcagcattctttacacatacaaactgtagcacacaaaaaaagcccatttaattaaaaaagaaacattattatgctcttacctttacttataaatgaagtccatgtgccgctccttctgaacaaaagcatcaatgactaGTTTGTAGAAGTTTTCCTGATCGTCCTTCAGGTTTAAgtgtctctgtctcagtggagatcactgtcaGGGAAGAAAGTTGTCCTTCATCAGTCATGTTCCCACTGTATGTTTTcagccttttctggctttgaatgtgagtggttgACAGCTTGTGTTTGATGAGATTTCTTTgcaaattcttcaggtcacaatatcccatctgagtccagacattgtcacaagttgagaaaaggaGGCAGAAAAAAGGCAGTTTCTTACTGGATGCCCACACATCCAGACATTACGTGTGTCCCACTCCATTTGAAAAGAGCGGGTCTTCTGTCATGTATGAAGCAAACCTTTTAGTTCCGGTGTCAgtcttcctttaattattacctcctgcttcgattgaaagtccagtttagacagttgtttcagtttggatatgtaatcctccattctgaaagtaaagtccaggtgagaggaaaaagatcaatgaacggctgctcttgtagcttgctgtcacttattctgcatctgaggagttgctgcaagaagaatccctgggatcactattGCCCCCTAACATTAGGCAGGAGAACTACATGCCTCACTTCGtgcctttttgcagctgttttatgATCACTCAGCTTACGAAAcatgttacacacacatacagttgttGACCAAAAAACACACTGGTATGCGAACAATCTGCTTCAGAAACAAATTTAGTTAAACTTTACTAATTTAGGGTTcctgagaatgaaaatgatgttttcaatTTTGAATGGGCTCTCGTTTCAAGATACACTGCTGTACCAGAGCACTCAGCATTATGATTAAGAACTGCATAGGCAATACACATAGAGCAGTACTACTGGGTTTCCAACATCAattaatctacaaccccaatttcaatgaagttgggatgttgtgtgaaatttaaataaaaacagaatacaatgatttgcaaaacctcttcaacctatattcagttgaagacACCACagggacaagatatttaatgttcaaactgatagaatttTTTGGCACTGGAGCCTGGGAAGAAAACAAAAGCTAGGGGCTGATCCAGCATCAACCCCTAGTGGATCCAAAGGCTGTGACGGTGACCACATCAGGTTTTCTTCTAACGTAGGTCGCTGAGAGCAACCGGCCACCAAATGAACACACGCTAATATTCGTGGGACACAATTCCTATCGTAGACCATGGCAGAGGTCACCAAAGATCACacccaaaataaacaaaatatttgGTGGGACAAAAATTGTTGATAGCCAGCTATTTAAAGTGCTGTTACATCTCCAAGCAGCCTTCAACACATATTGACCTAACTCTAAgtgactttttgttgttgtttttttgttaagcACCCCACCACAGAGAGAAGAGACAGGCCCAAGACCAGACCAAGAACACGTGCCCGCTGCTGCTGGTGGCAGATTACCGCTTCTTTCAGCACATGGGGCGCAGGAATGAGAGCATCACTCTCAACTACCTGGTGAGACTCTGAACTCTGTGAGGTTTACAGAAAGGATTTATATGTCGTGACATCATCACGCATCTATTAATTATTACCCTCTGTCATATTCATATGTTTATTATAAGATAAGATAGTATATAAATTACTGTTGATAATTTCACTTTGGCTTCACAATTGTTTTTTTGTCCCCTCTTTCATTCCAGATTGAGTTGATTGACCGAGTTGATGATATTTATAGGAACACAAAATGGGATGATGAATTGAAAGGCTACGGGGTCCAGATCCATCAGGTGTGTGAGGCTGGATGACTGTTTGTGTTTCGgggtgaaaatgttgaaaactgaCATCTGGACCGGTTTCTACTGCTAAAACTTCAcacactctcagcagctgtgttaTGTTGCATCACCCAACTAGTGAAGCTGAGCCAAACACTGTCCCCCATTGGCTTTAAGAACTATCCTCACCCCCACCCCACACGAGACAAAGGGATGCTTTGTTTGTCTGGTAGGAAAATTGAATTTGTTCCACACAGGCTTTAGGAGTGAATGGTGAAAATGTTTCTCCTCAGAATGACATGTATTCATTTAGCTTCTCTCTGCTATTTTCCAAATCTCAAGTGGTATGTGCAGAGTGTCACCTTCAAACCTAAAGCTTTGGGGCTCTGGGGTGGTGTTATGTTTTTGAAGTACTGATCTTAAAATCTGATGCTGTCTGGACATGATCATCTGTACCTACAAAGTGAATGTGTAGCAGGTGTAGGACCCGGCCTAGTGTGGACGTCTGTCTGGGCCTGCTTCCATGTggtacacatgtacagtagtgttcagagtaatagtagtgctatgtgactaaaaagattaatccaggttttgagtatatttcttattgttacatgggaaacaaggtaccagtagattcagtagattctcacaaatccaacaagaccaagcattcattatatgcacactcttaaggctatgaaattgggctattagtaaaaaaaagtagaaaagggggtgttcacaataatagtagtgtggcattcagtcagtgagttcgtcagttttgtggaacaaacaggtgtgaatcaggtgtcccctatttaaggatgaagccagcacctgttgaacatgcttttctctttgaaagcctgaggaaaatgggacgttcaagacattgttcagaagaacagcgtagtttgattaaaaagttgattggagaggggaaaacgtatacgcaggtgcaaaaaattacaggctgttcatctacagtgatctccaatgctttaaaatggacaaaaaaaaacagacgtgtggaagaaaatggaaaacaaccatcaaaatggatagaagaataatcagaatggcaaaggctcacccattgatcagctccaggatgatcaaagacagtctggagttacctgtaagtgctgtgacagttaaaagacgcctgtgtgaagctaatttatttgcaagaatcccccgcaaagtccccacagtgaagacagtgaagcatggtggtgcaagcatcatgatatgggcatgtttctcctactatggtgttgggcctatatatcgcataccaggtatcatggatcagattggatatgtcaaatacttgaagaggtcatgttgccttatgctgaagaggacatgcccttgaaatgggtgtttcaacaagacaatgaccccaagcacactagtaaaccagcaaaatcttggttccaaaccaacaaaattaatgcctcgcagatgtgaagaaatcatgaaaaactgtggttatacaactaaatactagtgtagtgattcacaggattgataaaaaaggagtttgaacataatagttttgagtttgtagcatcaacagcagatgctactattattgtgaacacccccttttctacttttttactaatagcccaatttcatagccttaagagtgtgcatatcatgaatgcttggtcttgttggatttgtgagaatctactgaatctactggtaccttgtttcccatgtaacaataagaaatatactcaaaacctggattaatctttttagtcacatagcactactattattctgaacactactgtacacaataTCTTGAGAAGTACTAGTCCTGCGTTTGATTGATTGTGTACATAACGTCGGTCAATACATACTACCCAACCGTTACTGTACAATCATTATGATTCTCCAGGTAGACTTGCCATCTTGTTGATGGCCATTAATTTTTAGTATCTTTGGTTATGTTTTCAGATTATTATCAACAGAGAGCCCACAAGGCCTCCAGTCGGCACTTACAACTGGGTCCACTATAACATGGAAAACAGCCCTGTGAAAGGAAAGGAAGTGTGGGACGTCAAGAGACTCCTCGAGGTGAACAGTTGTACACAGATGGACGTAAACGTCTACAAATTTTTTCAACTACTTTGTACCATCAACTTGCATTTCGAcatagctgtttttcagtctaaaTAAAGTAAAAGTCTTTCTGTAACTCTACAGGTTGTGATGACTTCTTGGATTTATTGAtgtgcaattttatttattttttaagtattTCATGTGTTCATTAGCAATTCAGCTCAGATATAGCTGACAATGCCTCCGCCGTGTGCCTGGCCCACCTGTTCACCTACCAGGATTTTGATGAGGGCACGCTGGGTCTGGCCTATGTGGCTCCATCAAAGCCTCAGGCCCTTGGTGGCCTCTGCCCCAAACGTAAGGATGCTGCTTTCATATGCAAAATGCGTAAAAAAGTAAAATCATTATCCACATGTGCAGGCTGACATCAGTGTGCATTAACTTGTGCTATGTTGTGTGAAActctggatttgctgtggcgaccccaagtgcaaacaagggagcagccgaagggacttacttactatgttGTGTGAAACTCGTGTTTTAGATTCTATAATAGAAAATTGAAGTTGAACATCATGGTTTCTAGCACCAAAatcacctgctgattttgcactatcAACTACATATACTGTCACCTTTTATGCTTTATTGCATGCACAACTGCAATTTTTCCTGTgtaataattttaccatatctacacataactatactcactatattctatttttcacatGATCTGCACAGTGCATTctgacttgtttgtttgtttgtttgttttgtagcaTATTATCCATCGCACTCTGCAAAGAAGCCCAGTTACCTCAACACAGGCCTGACCAGCACCAAGAACTACGGGAAAACTATTCTCACAAAGgtctgttattgttttttttttatgctgctgTCAACATTCACACAGTTTAAACTAATTAATACATTCATATACTTTCATCCATGATCTCATGAAACGTGTCACTATGTCAAATGTAGAGTGTGTATAACTATTTTGTTTTCATGGCTTCTTTATTGGCTGTTCTTGGATTGGACTACAAAAAGCAGTTTAGagacttctgtatttgttttcttCACAACTTGAAGGGCAGTCATAGAGTGTTGACAGTCCACTCTAATATAATGTGTGTTTCTAGCATTGTTTATTACACTACAGTAACTGAATTAAGCTCCACCTAACAAAAAATTTGTGTTCCACAGGATCTGAACTTTCATCCAGATTCACATTAAAGTTTACACATTGTGTAAATATTATTACTAGAAGTATGCCAGATTTTTttgttcattcatatatatatatatatatatatatatatatatatatatatatatatatatatatatatatatatataagttcaaATGGGTACATTTACCCCCTCTATACCACTACCAAGATAAAAGAAGAAGACTCTAGCCCTAAAGAATTTCATGGTTGTACAGAATCTAAATCCTAAGGACTCTGCCAAATACCAACTACAGTAGACTGATGGAAAACTCTGGATACTCTGCCTCCAAACGAAACTCTCCAGAGTCCCTGTGAGTCCCTACCTCGTGGTACTTGCTCAGAAGGAAATGGGCTGTCCTGAACAGAGTCAGGAGTGGAGTAGGCAGAACCAGAGATAACCTCCTGTAATGGGGACGGGTGAACTCAGCCGAGTGCTCATGTGGCCACCCTAACCAAACCATGCAACATATTCTCCATGATTGCGAACTCGGCCCAAATGTCACCCGACAAGACCTATATGAAGCCAACCAAGAAGCCCTGAACTAGTTGCAGTACTGGCACGACAAGATACGATGATGACGACCTGTTGTATCGGCCGTGTATATTTTGTTTTACCTTGAAAGTTAACATTCTTGTGATCAGTGTCGCAAGCATGTCACTCTAACCTTTTGAACATTATGAGATTTTGAAGATGTGGAGGAAGGAGAGAAACAAATTTAACTCAAAAAATTTGACATTAAAATCAATCCATTAACCGGTTCATAGTTAACCGGTCATAACCGGTTcatctgtgtgttgttgtgtttttgtgccaTTAGGAGGCAGATTTGGTGACCACACATGAGCTGGGCCACAATTTTGGAGCAGAACACGACCCTGATAGTATCCCGTACTGCGCCCCCAGTGACGACCACGGAGGGAAGTTTGTCATGTATCCTATCGCTGTGAGCGGAGACCACGTCAACAACAAGGTTCCAGAATAGTTTGGAATGTGGTGGACAGTGTGCAGACTTTCTGCTGCTGTTTATCCTGTGATTTAGACAAAAGTTTTAAATCGCATCAAAATGCATGTTTATTTGCAACGGCTAGTTTGAGCTAACCGCCTCGTCGCCTTATGTTTGTTTCTTAAAGTGTTTCTCCAGGTGCAGCAAGATCTCCATAGGCAAGACGTTACGCTTCAAGGCTCCCGTGTGCTTCAAGGAGCGGAACAGTAAGATGTGCGGGAACTCCCGCGTGGAGGAAGGGGAGGAGTGTGACCCTGGACTTCTCCACCAGAACGAAGACCCCTGCTGCACGTCCGACTGCAAGTTCAAACCCAGCGCACAGTGCAGGTAGGACATCAGACTCAGGCGTGATGTGTAATAACCGTTTGACGTTAAGTGCGCATAAATGGACTATGCTGAGGAAGGAATTATGGGAAAACATAGCACCCAGAATCCTCCAAAGTTGTCCCACACAGTGAAACAACCTGAGTGGATAAATTGTCCACCTTGCTGAATTTCTGTGCTGCTCATTTCTGCATGTGTGTCTCACGATCACAAGAATCCCTAAATGAATCATGAACCTCGCCACAAAGAGGAAAGAGGGATTTGTATTGGCTGCGTGCGTGCATTCATGTGTATGCAGCAGTGTCTTCAAAACACAAAGATTATTTCAATCagttggtggataaactcagtaaGCTGCCCTCTTGtaacacaggtcatgtcaaggtcagATCAGAGGTCATGTTGTAAAATACATTAATAACTGTATCTCAGGAACTCTGTGAGATACTGAAATGTGCCCTTAAAGTCAACAAAGTAAGTTAAATACCAGACGGCAGCACACGCACAGAGATGAAAAACACAGCAATGTTCTTTCAAGTTTGTTTCTCAAGTGTTACAGTTTGAATTAGCTTTTATGTCTCAGCCTGTAATAGCCTGAAGGGGTGCTGTTGTTACCCCGGTGCCTGGGCGGGCCTGCATTGACGCAGCTTCAGCAAGTGGGTTTTAAGCACGGCTGCTCTGGAATGGAGAGGCCTAGGGTCACCAAATTTACAGGAAAAGTGTATTAGGTCAAGACCTCGGTGACCTTGAGATTAAGGTCTTCTATCCCCACGAGGGATAACAATAAAACATAActgggcactgcagtctcatttgagggcggacgctaaaggagtaaaatatgatgtatatgatgtaatttctcttcttctggggtaaaaacagcattttctctgagtttttgggcaaattacacgcagacaaagtgaaaatgcaaagaagaaGTCACattgcggtgggaaagtggacatgtgttgcggtttgtttatgacccggagcacaaatgtcgaggcagttttgcaggcaagagaacacagctactctggttagctgtgtaggctaacacttaacggcacaacgtctcccatttgcctcctcttcccttctccactgggaactgaaaagaaaaaaaaaaacactttttgcgactgctttggtgattgcagccgaaaacaaaacagtacaccattttttcaTGTGAAGTTATGCCATGTATATATTACACAACGGAAGCGGCTGTACCCATAAGTGGTCAGATCCtgtagggttcaaatgagactgcggtgccctattaaaGCAAACAAACAGAAACTGATACCTACTGTTTTAGCTCCTCCCCTTTTGCTTGGGTTTGCTGCAGCAACTCAGTTATGGGTCCACATgtagaattggcacaaattttacacctttCCTAATGAAACTTCAGATTTACAATGTAGCCCAAACTGGGGACTTTTTGGGTGTAGCACACTCCATTGTTTTGGTGATTAGTGTTTATAGGTGCAGTAAGCGTCTGTACAACTCTTATAAtcgacattgtgtgtgtgtgtgtgtgtgtgtgtgagaccgtcACAGCTAACACAGATGGAGAACCAGATATCATCCTTAAGTCCAACTTCATATTTAAAAACTGCAGACTTTTTTTATCACATTAAAGCACTTCTTAATTTGTTGGAATGTCTttgcagtttttatttgtttttgatcCACAAGTGCTAAACAGGTTTATGTTTTTCTGCAGTGACAGAAACAGTCCTTGCTGTTGGACTTGCATGTTTCAGCGGGCGGGAACAGTGTGCCAGGAACCGATTAGCGCTACATGCAAAGGAATATCTCGCTGCACAGGTGAGTGCCACCTGTTGGCTGAACACAGGAACTGCAGGGAACAGCAATGGTAGATGCTTTGATAAATGGTGCAGGGGGGAAATAAAGCATGTGTTCTTGTTGTAGTAGTTTAGAAAATATTGCTATACTGTCTCCCTTCTTTGAGCAACACTCAATCTTCTACTAATTTCTTCCATATTGCAGGCAACAGCAGTGAGTGTCCACCGCCCGAAAATGCAGCTGACAACACATTGTGTGTCGACAACGGTCGGTGTCTCAACGGCGACTGCAACCCCTTCTGTGAAGCCATGCAGAACCTTCAGTCATGTGCCTGCAACGGTAAATATTGGctgttttgtcctttattttttgtgtgaagTACCAGATTCTCACTTGTCAGCATGTTTTTGGAGTACACGATTGTCTCAGACAAGACATGTTCctacaaaatacaaaaaccaGGAATATTTTGTTTGCTTGATCTTATTTGTATTTCTGTTCAGAAAAGTAGTGTGAAGTTGGCTTGTagagttaaaggtttaaaaagtgTCCTGTGAGTTCATCATCTTCTTTTGTGTCTCCAGAGACGGAGGATTCCTGTAAAGTGTGCTGCAGGGGAAAAGAAGGCACCTGCTCTCCCTTCATTCAGCCCGATGGAAAGTTCCTTTACCTTCGCAAAGGCAAACCGTGCACCGTGGGCTTCTGTGACGAGGGCGTGAGTCACCCGCTATTATGACTGCACCCGCAGCCTGGTCCCACCGCCATCATACCGTCTGTCGCTTTACATCCTGCTGCAGGCGACTGCAAAATCTTAAACTGCATAAGTGTTAAAACAAGTTCATTGTTGTATGTCGGCGCTGTGGAAACTGTGTTCTCCTGTTCTTACAGGGAAAGTGCAtgaagcaggtgcaggatgttATTGAGAGGTTGTGGGATTTTATTGACAAGTTGGACATTAATACATTTGGTAAGTttgcttttggaaaaaaaaaaataaacttgtTGCTCTTTGCTAGTTTAAATGCTAGTTTttgcttcatttcactttttttttttttttttttttgtcattttgtctctctggacccccacccccccaaaaaaaacaaaatataaaaatcatCAGGGAAGTTCCTGGCTGATAACATTGTGGGCTCAGTCGTGGTGTTTTCACTGGTCTTCTGGATTCCTCTCAGTATCCTGGTTCACTGTGTGGTAAGAAAGTCGCTGCTGCACACAGAAATCTGAAATCATTCTTCAGTTAATTCCTTTAACaaaaatcacccccccccccctcaactacTTGCAGAAATAGGATTCAGTCTCAGTCACCACTTCTTCATATCTGCAGCACTTTTTTAAGTCTGTAAAAATGTTGGCGacgcggtggattagtggttagcactgatgcctcccagcatgaaggttgtgggattgcttcctgtcctttctgtgtggaatttgcatgctgtccccgtgtctgtgtgggtttcctccaggtacaACACTTTCCTCCTGCAATCAAACATGCTTTTTTAGGGTGTGTTCTTTTCTCTGCCTGTCTGTGCTGCTCTCTGCGATATTTTAAGGAATCAACGGGTCCTCaataagttgctggacatcatagcttcAGTTTGCACAGCCTGGGTGTTGGGTAAGGTTGTGGAGTCCAGCAACGTAGGTGCTTTTGTCAGTGAGGAAAAGTTTACAGACATTAACTTCTTGGACAATGCTGCCATCTTTCTTGACTCAGTTGatgacctgattgcagcacttgaaaaaCTGAGTGAGGATTTGGAGTATTTGTGTGGCACAAGAGTAAGATCCAGGCTTTGAGTGACTGCATCTGTTTATGATGGAAGTGTTGAACTTGTCCACGCTCATCTTGGCGGTGACGTGTgtgtgggaagagcttatggagtcattagGTGAGGCGTTTGGTGATGTTGATACCTATGCAGGAAAACAAACGCCCATCTTCTGGGTCCTGGTGCTTTCCATCTTACTGTACGGTTGTGAGATCTGGGCCAGTGAGGATTGGTTCACCTAACAGTAACGTAACAACTAAATGTGtggctgagtggttgccatcgagGACCCAGGACAgttttgtagtgtggtggatgtgaagACAAGCATCCCTGCCTTTGGTGACCGACTGAACCACCCCCTTTGTGTTTCTATTTTTGCAGGACAAACGTCTCGACCAGGAGTACGAAGAAAATGCCAAGTGCTTCTACTACCCACCAAATGTAAGTTCTTTGTCAAATACTGTGGTCGTGATCTCCTGCACTTCTGATGCAACAACACTAACGAGACTAACACGAATGACAGACTGCACCTTTTTAAAAATACTGACATCACCCATTAG harbors:
- the adam17a gene encoding disintegrin and metalloproteinase domain-containing protein 17a isoform X1, translating into MRFMLIITFLAPSWVDSAIKSRITTDEDREQSREFDTLSSMLSDFEVLPWSSLQLHSVRKRDVHAQSHLEHLVSFQALHRHFQLYLSTNTGLFTENFKTVFVDKHGKQEKYEVQLQNYFIGHVVGDENSRVQAHIDGDEFSAHILTSEAEYNIEPLWRFLDTATPDMLLVYRSYDIRNLSRIISPKVCGYIHAKAEDLLPEPARVDWGVTEEEMAPHHREKRQAQDQTKNTCPLLLVADYRFFQHMGRRNESITLNYLIELIDRVDDIYRNTKWDDELKGYGVQIHQIIINREPTRPPVGTYNWVHYNMENSPVKGKEVWDVKRLLEQFSSDIADNASAVCLAHLFTYQDFDEGTLGLAYVAPSKPQALGGLCPKPYYPSHSAKKPSYLNTGLTSTKNYGKTILTKEADLVTTHELGHNFGAEHDPDSIPYCAPSDDHGGKFVMYPIAVSGDHVNNKCFSRCSKISIGKTLRFKAPVCFKERNSKMCGNSRVEEGEECDPGLLHQNEDPCCTSDCKFKPSAQCSDRNSPCCWTCMFQRAGTVCQEPISATCKGISRCTGNSSECPPPENAADNTLCVDNGRCLNGDCNPFCEAMQNLQSCACNETEDSCKVCCRGKEGTCSPFIQPDGKFLYLRKGKPCTVGFCDEGGKCMKQVQDVIERLWDFIDKLDINTFGKFLADNIVGSVVVFSLVFWIPLSILVHCVDKRLDQEYEENAKCFYYPPNQTVEFCSRAPAVESRNPNQSRVGACAYRQASSSSLLLYRPDRALLPARAAGSGRASSSRGTRPELRPHPGQWRGPTDGHHSGDHRRQQLSASRGGPVRKLHNRRSLLVGYEILLRGSDRSEPSRPGPAPSQEARLH
- the adam17a gene encoding disintegrin and metalloproteinase domain-containing protein 17a isoform X3, which produces MRFMLIITFLAPSWVDSAIKSRITTDEDREQSREFDTLSSMLSDFEVLPWSSLQLHSVRKRDVHAQSHLEHLVSFQALHRHFQLYLSTNTGLFTENFKTVFVDKHGKQEKYEVQLQNYFIGHVVGDENSRVQAHIDGDEFSAHILTSEAEYNIEPLWRFLDTATPDMLLVYRSYDIRNLSRIISPKVCGYIHAKAEDLLPEPARVDWGVTEEEMAPHHREKRQAQDQTKNTCPLLLVADYRFFQHMGRRNESITLNYLIELIDRVDDIYRNTKWDDELKGYGVQIHQIIINREPTRPPVGTYNWVHYNMENSPVKGKEVWDVKRLLEQFSSDIADNASAVCLAHLFTYQDFDEGTLGLAYVAPSKPQALGGLCPKPYYPSHSAKKPSYLNTGLTSTKNYGKTILTKEADLVTTHELGHNFGAEHDPDSIPYCAPSDDHGGKFVMYPIAVSGDHVNNKCFSRCSKISIGKTLRFKAPVCFKERNSKMCGNSRVEEGEECDPGLLHQNEDPCCTSDCKFKPSAQCSDRNSPCCWTCMFQRAGTVCQEPISATCKGISRCTGNSSECPPPENAADNTLCVDNGRCLNGDCNPFCEAMQNLQSCACNETEDSCKVCCRGKEGTCSPFIQPDGKFLYLRKGKPCTVGFCDEGGKCMKQVQDVIERLWDFIDKLDINTFGKFLADNIVGSVVVFSLVFWIPLSILVHCVDKRLDQEYEENAKCFYYPPNSQEILTNLGSAPVHIVKLPLPPSSSTGQTAPSSQLEQQVQAVHPPPAAPGPSCGPTPDSGGGLRMATIQEITGGSSSQLAEEGQSENFTTGGASSSATKSSYEDLTDPSLAVRDRHRLKRQDCIDTKETEC
- the adam17a gene encoding disintegrin and metalloproteinase domain-containing protein 17a isoform X2, which gives rise to MRFMLIITFLAPSWVDSAIKSRITTDEDREQSREFDTLSSMLSDFEVLPWSSLQLHSVRKRDVHAQSHLEHLVSFQALHRHFQLYLSTNTGLFTENFKTVFVDKHGKQEKYEVQLQNYFIGHVVGDENSRVQAHIDGDEFSAHILTSEAEYNIEPLWRFLDTATPDMLLVYRSYDIRNLSRIISPKVCGYIHAKAEDLLPEPARVDWGVTEEAHHREKRQAQDQTKNTCPLLLVADYRFFQHMGRRNESITLNYLIELIDRVDDIYRNTKWDDELKGYGVQIHQIIINREPTRPPVGTYNWVHYNMENSPVKGKEVWDVKRLLEQFSSDIADNASAVCLAHLFTYQDFDEGTLGLAYVAPSKPQALGGLCPKPYYPSHSAKKPSYLNTGLTSTKNYGKTILTKEADLVTTHELGHNFGAEHDPDSIPYCAPSDDHGGKFVMYPIAVSGDHVNNKCFSRCSKISIGKTLRFKAPVCFKERNSKMCGNSRVEEGEECDPGLLHQNEDPCCTSDCKFKPSAQCSDRNSPCCWTCMFQRAGTVCQEPISATCKGISRCTGNSSECPPPENAADNTLCVDNGRCLNGDCNPFCEAMQNLQSCACNETEDSCKVCCRGKEGTCSPFIQPDGKFLYLRKGKPCTVGFCDEGGKCMKQVQDVIERLWDFIDKLDINTFGKFLADNIVGSVVVFSLVFWIPLSILVHCVDKRLDQEYEENAKCFYYPPNQTVEFCSRAPAVESRNPNQSRVGACAYRQASSSSLLLYRPDRALLPARAAGSGRASSSRGTRPELRPHPGQWRGPTDGHHSGDHRRQQLSASRGGPVRKLHNRRSLLVGYEILLRGSDRSEPSRPGPAPSQEARLH